In Citrus sinensis cultivar Valencia sweet orange chromosome 4, DVS_A1.0, whole genome shotgun sequence, one DNA window encodes the following:
- the LOC102618074 gene encoding dof zinc finger protein DOF3.6, whose translation MVFSSVPVYLDPPNWQQQQPTHHQPQGGGGGIDGSQLPLPPMLPMGSGGGSTGAIRPNSMTERARMAKMPQPETALKCPRCESTNTKFCYFNNYSLSQPRHFCKTCRRYWTRGGALRNVPVGGGCRRNKRSKGRNSRSKSPAVTEGQATAGTSSSSALSSRNIIGHMQNPQQQIPMLPHLHHLNDYNSSDIGLNFGGIQIPSQGVACNGNDIGFQVANGTSNCGSILSSGLVEQWKLQQFPFLSSGLEQATGLYPFDTENMEPQSYTIGQLRSKPAALDSEATQFANVKMEENTQSLNLSRNFLGINSANDHQYWGTNNNAWSDLSGFTSSSTSHLL comes from the exons ATGGTTTTTTCATCAGTTCCTGTCTATCTAGATCCACCCAATTGGCAACAGCAG CAACCAACTCATCATCAGCCACAAGGAGGAGGAGGCGGCATAGATGGTTCTCAGCTTCCACTACCGCCGATGCTACCTATGGGTAGCGGCGGTGGTAGCACAGGGGCGATCAGACCTAACTCAATGACTGAGCGAGCTCGAATGGCCAAGATGCCACAGCCTGAAACAGCACTAAAATGTCCAAGATGTGAGTCAACAAATACCAAATTTTGCTACTTCAACAACTACAGTCTTTCGCAGCCTCGCCACTTTTGCAAGACCTGCCGGCGGTACTGGACTAGAGGCGGTGCACTGAGGAACGTCCCGGTTGGCGGTGGCTgtagaagaaacaaaagaagcaAAGGAAGGAATAGTAGATCCAAGTCTCCGGCTGTAACTGAGGGCCAAGCCACAGCTGGGACTAGCTCCTCAAGTGCGCTCTCTTCTCGTAATATTATAGGTCACATGCAAAATCCACAACAACAAATACCCATGTTGCCACATTTACATCATCTTAATGACTACAATTCAAGCGATATTGGGTTAAATTTCGGGGGAATTCAGATTCCATCACAAGGTGTTGCTTGTAATGGCAATGATATTGGATTTCAAGTTGCTAATGGTACTTCAAACTGCGGGTCTATTTTGTCAAGTGGACTAGTTGAACAGTGGAAACTGCAGCAATTTCCTTTTTTGAGTAGTGGCTTGGAGCAAGCAACTGGGTTGTATCCATTTGATACTGAAAATATGGAGCCACAAAGCTATACAATTGGTCAGCTGCGGTCTAAGCCTGCAGCATTGGATTCTGAGGCTACTCAGTTTGCAAATGTGAAGATGGAAGAGAATACTCAAAGTTTGAATTTGTCAAGAAACTTTTTGGGTATTAATTCAGCAAATGATCATCAATACTGGGGTACCAACAACAATGCATGGAGTGATCTTTCTGGCTTCACTTCTTCTTCCACCAGCCATCTTCTATGA